From one Bacteroides fragilis NCTC 9343 genomic stretch:
- a CDS encoding AraC family transcriptional regulator — translation MKSDTEEKYLQQVNRVIDYINSHLNEPLRVETLAREVCLSEYHFHRIMRAYLHEPLATYIARQRVERAVMYLQMKNIRLAQVAEMVGYETPQSLSKAFKQFFGISPTAYRKRRAERYEEFSTLKKESLKPEILTEPELKLVYIRIIGRYGEEEPYIEAWRKLRDFLQINGLLTPSTRWIGISFDDPTVTKTEQCRFYACATVEHDVSPQGAFGMKTIPQGRYAVYTLRGSYSGLQEMYDRIYSHPLPTAFRDATSFEEYLNCEPDTEEKDYVTRIYIPIE, via the coding sequence ATGAAGAGCGATACTGAAGAGAAATATCTGCAACAGGTGAACCGGGTGATAGATTATATCAACTCACACCTCAACGAACCTTTGCGGGTGGAAACACTGGCACGTGAAGTATGCCTATCGGAGTATCACTTCCATCGCATTATGCGGGCTTACCTGCATGAACCGCTGGCTACGTACATCGCCCGGCAACGAGTGGAACGTGCGGTAATGTACCTGCAAATGAAGAATATCCGTCTGGCGCAAGTGGCAGAGATGGTCGGATACGAAACGCCACAATCGTTATCGAAAGCATTCAAGCAGTTTTTCGGGATATCCCCCACCGCCTACCGCAAACGGCGTGCAGAACGTTACGAAGAATTCAGCACTCTGAAAAAGGAGTCTCTGAAACCGGAAATCCTGACAGAACCGGAATTGAAGCTGGTATATATCCGCATCATCGGGCGTTATGGTGAAGAGGAACCTTACATAGAAGCGTGGAGAAAACTGAGAGATTTTCTCCAAATAAACGGTCTTCTGACTCCTTCTACCCGCTGGATAGGCATCAGCTTTGACGACCCCACAGTAACGAAAACCGAACAATGCCGCTTTTACGCTTGTGCAACAGTGGAACACGATGTATCACCGCAAGGCGCTTTTGGCATGAAGACGATTCCGCAGGGACGCTATGCCGTCTACACACTCCGCGGAAGCTACAGTGGTTTGCAAGAAATGTATGACCGGATTTACTCGCATCCACTGCCTACAGCATTTCGTGATGCAACTTCATTTGAAGAATATCTTAATTGCGAACCAGATACGGAAGAAAAAGATTACGTGACAAGAATATATATCCCTATTGAATAA
- a CDS encoding multidrug effflux MFS transporter produces MTKRIGNSRLYILIFIGIVSAFGPFVTDFYLPALPVLSEYFDTTASLVQLSLTFSMVGLAVGQLIIGPLSDKYGRKLPLMVSLVIFCISTVGCLYSPEIHGFIFARLLQGLSGAGGVVISKSIAIDLYQGKELTRFFAMLSSVQGLAPVCAPVLGGILLGAMDWKGIFWILLAIGILLIVALSAFKESLEIKKRQKGNVFSTFKYYLPVLRNRQFMRYVLIQAFAMGVMFTYIAASPFIFQNHFGTSPFAYSLCFGVNALGIMLGSLAVSRFKDATAALRFGVAGFTTMSLPVAAALIFSPSVWIVEGTLFFLLAFLGLILPGSTTLALDMERKNSGNASALLGFLMFVFGGLLSPLTGIGNMLYSTGIIIVACCVGTWFFTYKATSSAR; encoded by the coding sequence ATGACGAAAAGAATAGGAAACTCCAGGCTTTACATCCTGATATTTATAGGGATTGTATCAGCATTCGGTCCGTTCGTGACCGATTTTTATCTGCCGGCCCTGCCAGTGTTGAGCGAATATTTCGATACTACGGCTTCGCTGGTGCAGCTTAGTCTGACTTTCAGTATGGTGGGATTGGCAGTAGGGCAATTAATCATAGGTCCACTGAGCGACAAATATGGACGTAAACTGCCTCTAATGGTCTCATTAGTGATCTTCTGTATTTCCACAGTAGGATGCCTTTACTCGCCGGAGATCCATGGCTTTATCTTCGCCCGTTTGTTGCAGGGGTTGTCCGGAGCCGGAGGAGTCGTGATTTCCAAGTCCATAGCCATTGACCTTTACCAGGGAAAAGAACTAACACGTTTTTTCGCCATGCTGAGTTCCGTACAGGGATTAGCTCCCGTCTGTGCCCCAGTATTGGGCGGAATATTACTCGGAGCGATGGATTGGAAAGGTATCTTCTGGATATTATTGGCTATAGGCATACTATTGATTGTCGCCTTGTCTGCCTTCAAGGAATCGTTGGAGATTAAGAAACGCCAAAAAGGGAATGTCTTTTCTACATTCAAATATTATCTGCCGGTACTCCGTAACAGGCAATTCATGCGCTATGTCTTGATACAAGCATTCGCCATGGGGGTCATGTTCACCTATATCGCAGCATCTCCCTTTATTTTCCAAAACCACTTCGGGACCTCACCTTTTGCTTACAGCCTCTGTTTCGGTGTCAATGCATTAGGCATTATGTTGGGCAGTCTGGCTGTCTCCCGGTTTAAAGATGCGACAGCAGCTCTACGTTTCGGAGTAGCAGGTTTCACAACCATGAGTCTTCCGGTTGCTGCTGCACTAATTTTCAGTCCATCCGTCTGGATTGTAGAAGGAACACTGTTTTTCCTCCTTGCATTTTTAGGATTAATCCTTCCCGGTTCCACAACGCTTGCACTTGATATGGAACGTAAGAATTCGGGTAATGCATCGGCCCTGTTGGGATTCCTGATGTTCGTGTTTGGAGGGCTGCTGTCCCCGTTGACGGGAATAGGCAATATGCTTTACTCTACCGGTATCATTATCGTGGCTTGCTGTGTCGGGACATGGTTCTTTACTTATAAAGCAACCTCATCCGCCCGCTAG
- a CDS encoding TrkH family potassium uptake protein: MEEYLSTDIYVSKRNNSLINGKMIGRVLGVLLFIEAGMFVLCSGISVVYGESDYKYFLYTAGINLLSGALLMFYGRGAENRLSRRDGYCIVTLSWVFFTLFGMLPFYLSGSIDSLTNAFFETMSGFTTTGATILDDIESLSHGMLFWRSLTQWIGGLGIVFFTIAVLPAFTSGGVQLFSAESTGVTHDRTHPKINVMAKWLWTVYLILTLAETILLMLGGMSLFDAVCQSFATTATGGYSTKQASISYWNSPFIEYVVAIFMLLSGVNFALFLMCLRGKVSRLLRDEELRWFLGSVAILTFLITFALVFQNHYDWETAFRKSLFQVATAHTSCGFATDDYNLWPAFTWLLLLIAMLSGGCTGSTSGGIKNMRLLIIARSIRNEFKHLLHSNAVLPVRVNKQSVSPSIVSTVGMFFAFYLIIVILGWAVLLFLGVGFSESIGTVISSIGNVGPGLGSCGPAYSWNGLPDAAKWVLSFLMLIGRLELFSVLLLFYPGFWKS; encoded by the coding sequence ATGGAAGAATACCTGTCGACGGACATATACGTTAGTAAACGGAATAACAGTCTGATAAACGGCAAAATGATAGGGCGCGTACTTGGGGTCTTACTTTTTATAGAGGCGGGAATGTTTGTACTCTGCTCCGGCATATCCGTGGTTTATGGTGAAAGCGATTACAAGTATTTCCTTTATACGGCGGGTATCAACCTCCTGTCCGGTGCGTTACTGATGTTTTATGGACGTGGTGCGGAAAATCGGTTGAGCCGGCGTGACGGTTACTGCATTGTGACACTTTCGTGGGTGTTTTTCACACTTTTCGGTATGTTGCCTTTTTATTTGAGCGGAAGTATTGACTCGTTGACTAATGCTTTCTTCGAGACCATGTCGGGATTTACTACTACGGGAGCTACGATTCTTGATGATATCGAATCGCTTTCGCATGGTATGCTTTTCTGGCGAAGCCTGACACAATGGATTGGGGGGCTGGGGATTGTTTTTTTCACAATTGCCGTATTGCCCGCTTTCACCAGTGGGGGAGTACAGCTTTTTTCCGCCGAGTCTACGGGAGTAACCCACGACCGTACCCATCCTAAGATTAATGTGATGGCCAAATGGCTATGGACAGTCTACCTGATATTGACACTGGCAGAAACCATTTTGCTGATGCTGGGAGGTATGAGCCTTTTTGATGCTGTCTGCCAGTCATTTGCTACGACGGCCACCGGTGGATATTCTACCAAGCAGGCCAGTATTTCGTATTGGAATTCACCGTTTATCGAATATGTGGTCGCTATATTCATGCTTCTTTCGGGAGTCAATTTTGCATTATTCCTGATGTGCCTTCGCGGTAAAGTCAGTCGTCTTTTGAGGGACGAAGAATTACGTTGGTTCCTCGGTTCTGTCGCTATCCTGACTTTTCTGATCACTTTCGCACTGGTCTTTCAAAATCATTATGACTGGGAGACGGCTTTCCGTAAGTCGCTGTTTCAGGTGGCTACGGCACATACTTCTTGCGGATTTGCCACAGACGACTATAATCTTTGGCCTGCCTTTACGTGGTTGTTGTTGCTGATTGCCATGCTCTCGGGAGGATGTACCGGTTCTACCAGCGGTGGTATCAAGAACATGCGTTTGCTGATTATTGCCCGCTCTATCCGGAATGAATTCAAGCATTTATTGCATTCCAATGCCGTATTGCCGGTAAGAGTCAACAAGCAGAGCGTTTCACCTTCGATTGTGTCTACTGTGGGTATGTTTTTTGCTTTTTATCTTATCATCGTCATTCTTGGTTGGGCAGTTCTCCTGTTCTTGGGTGTCGGCTTTTCCGAGTCCATCGGTACGGTGATCTCCAGTATCGGTAATGTGGGACCGGGATTGGGATCTTGTGGCCCAGCCTATTCGTGGAATGGATTACCCGACGCTGCCAAGTGGGTACTTTCATTTCTGATGCTGATAGGACGGTTGGAGCTCTTTAGTGTACTTTTGCTTTTCTATCCCGGATTCTGGAAAAGTTGA
- a CDS encoding DMT family transporter: MNINSKAKGFVCGAVAAATYGMNPLFTLPLYKEGMSVDSVLFYRYGFAVLILGILMKVQGQSFALKKNEVLPLIVGGLLFSASSLLLFLSYKHMDAGIASTILFVYPVMVALIMFLFFHEKVSLLTVFCILLALSGIGLLYKGEGGETLSLVGMLLVILSSLSYAVYIVGVNHSTLKLMSTAKLTFYALLFGLSIYIVRLNFCSDLQAVPSLPAWGNILAMAFLPTVISLVCTAVSIHTIGSTSTAILGALEPVTALFFGVMIFGERLTPRLMLGILMILVAVTFIVVGKPLMTFLKEEVAGGMKRKLTR; the protein is encoded by the coding sequence ATGAATATTAATAGTAAGGCTAAAGGATTTGTGTGCGGGGCTGTGGCTGCCGCCACTTATGGCATGAATCCGTTGTTTACACTGCCGCTTTATAAAGAGGGAATGTCAGTGGACTCTGTCTTGTTCTACCGCTACGGGTTTGCCGTGCTCATTCTAGGCATTCTGATGAAAGTACAAGGACAATCGTTCGCTCTGAAAAAGAACGAGGTTCTGCCGCTGATTGTAGGCGGACTGCTCTTTTCTGCTTCCTCATTGTTGTTGTTTCTGAGTTATAAGCACATGGATGCCGGCATTGCTTCCACCATTCTGTTTGTCTATCCGGTGATGGTGGCGCTTATCATGTTCTTGTTTTTCCACGAGAAAGTATCGTTACTGACCGTGTTCTGTATTCTGTTGGCCCTTTCCGGCATCGGACTGCTTTACAAAGGAGAAGGGGGTGAGACGCTAAGTCTGGTAGGGATGTTGCTGGTCATTCTTTCTTCGCTGTCTTATGCGGTCTATATAGTCGGTGTCAATCATTCCACCCTGAAGTTGATGTCAACGGCCAAGTTGACCTTTTATGCCCTGCTGTTCGGTCTTTCCATTTATATAGTCCGTTTGAATTTTTGTTCGGACTTGCAAGCTGTGCCTTCACTTCCTGCCTGGGGTAATATTCTGGCAATGGCTTTCCTGCCTACCGTGATTTCACTGGTATGTACCGCTGTGTCCATTCACACCATTGGCTCCACGTCGACCGCTATCTTGGGAGCACTCGAACCGGTGACGGCTCTCTTCTTTGGTGTCATGATTTTTGGTGAGCGGCTGACGCCCAGGCTGATGCTGGGTATTCTGATGATTCTGGTGGCCGTTACGTTTATTGTTGTGGGAAAGCCGTTGATGACTTTTCTCAAAGAAGAAGTGGCCGGAGGAATGAAGAGAAAACTGACAAGATAA
- a CDS encoding helix-turn-helix domain-containing protein codes for MCNLSDESKQFEMTPPSSNLSSLFPTGRAVRNPFGKVYFVVILKGKAMVRIDGKSMLLLERTFLFLPPGHLLLRLSCTQDFLFQYLSFSFDFLSDFPLLLKADISNQVTNAPCLPMSPEDFSLIKMYYHFIYHRYLDAECPSEVIKGMLFSLVLEVCRMYSGRNISVEMSRQDKLVDGFFSLLHKYCTQERMAAFYASRLCISDKYLMRSIKKQTGQTFHYWMADFILREAKLMLRSTDLSVTEIADKLSFPNSSSFARFFRKYTGFSPVQFRNEA; via the coding sequence ATGTGTAATCTGTCTGATGAGTCGAAGCAGTTTGAGATGACGCCTCCGAGCAGCAATCTTTCGTCACTTTTTCCTACAGGGAGAGCCGTGCGCAATCCTTTTGGTAAGGTTTATTTCGTGGTTATATTAAAAGGGAAGGCCATGGTACGGATAGATGGCAAAAGCATGCTGTTGCTCGAACGGACTTTCTTGTTTCTTCCGCCGGGGCATCTACTCCTCCGGCTTTCGTGTACGCAGGATTTTCTTTTTCAGTATCTTTCATTCAGTTTCGACTTTCTGTCCGATTTTCCCCTGTTGTTGAAGGCAGACATATCGAATCAGGTTACTAATGCACCTTGTCTGCCAATGTCCCCGGAGGATTTCAGTTTGATAAAGATGTATTATCATTTCATTTATCATCGTTATTTGGATGCCGAATGTCCGTCAGAAGTTATCAAAGGGATGCTGTTCTCTTTGGTACTGGAAGTGTGCCGGATGTATTCGGGTAGAAATATTTCGGTAGAGATGTCCCGGCAAGATAAATTGGTAGATGGTTTCTTCAGTCTGTTGCATAAATATTGCACACAAGAACGGATGGCAGCCTTTTATGCGAGCCGGTTGTGTATATCGGATAAATACCTGATGAGGAGTATAAAGAAACAAACCGGGCAAACGTTTCACTATTGGATGGCGGATTTTATACTGAGAGAAGCCAAACTGATGCTGAGATCAACGGATTTGAGTGTCACAGAGATAGCGGATAAACTTAGTTTTCCGAACTCTTCTTCTTTCGCGCGTTTTTTCCGTAAATATACAGGCTTCTCGCCTGTTCAGTTCAGAAATGAAGCATAA
- a CDS encoding zinc ribbon domain-containing protein, protein MEQKFCQSCGMPLNPEVLGTEKDGSKNEEYCTYCYADGHFTVECTMDEMINQCAQFVDEFNKGSEVKMTKEEAIANMKQFFPMLKRWKQ, encoded by the coding sequence ATGGAACAGAAATTTTGCCAGAGCTGCGGCATGCCGCTTAACCCGGAAGTATTGGGAACAGAAAAGGATGGTAGCAAAAACGAAGAGTATTGCACCTATTGTTATGCCGACGGACATTTCACCGTGGAATGCACGATGGACGAAATGATTAACCAATGCGCACAGTTCGTAGACGAATTCAATAAAGGCTCGGAAGTGAAAATGACGAAGGAAGAGGCCATTGCAAACATGAAGCAATTCTTCCCAATGCTGAAAAGGTGGAAACAGTGA
- a CDS encoding nitrous oxide-stimulated promoter family protein — MSKNRIDQEKRVVELMIRLYCRKKEKNVTLCPRCEELLHYAHARLDRCPFGEKKKACKQCSIHCYKPAMREQMRRVMRFSGPRMLIYAPWEAIKHLLG, encoded by the coding sequence TTGAGCAAAAACCGTATTGATCAGGAAAAGAGAGTAGTAGAGTTGATGATTCGCCTTTACTGCCGTAAAAAAGAAAAGAATGTCACGCTTTGCCCCCGGTGCGAAGAGTTGTTGCACTATGCACACGCCCGCCTGGACCGCTGTCCCTTCGGGGAGAAAAAGAAAGCATGCAAGCAGTGCAGCATACACTGCTACAAACCCGCCATGCGGGAACAGATGAGACGGGTGATGCGCTTTTCCGGTCCCCGGATGCTGATTTACGCTCCTTGGGAGGCAATCAAGCATCTGTTGGGATAG
- a CDS encoding SDR family NAD(P)-dependent oxidoreductase, producing MKRAIIIGATSGIGREVAKQLLLQGWRLGIAGRRLPALEALQSSAPDLIEIAVLDVTQPDATPKLNNLIRRVGGMDLFLLSSGIGYQNMELNPDIELDTARTNVEGFMRMVDTAFHHFREHGGGQLAVISSIAGTKGLGVAPAYSATKRFQNTYIDALEQLAGMQKLNIRFTDIRPGFVSTDLLNDGKHYPLLMRPEKVAKRIVRALNHRQRVVVIDWRYAIIVFFWRMIPRRIWKQLPIRTGQKPTEKNSKIG from the coding sequence ATGAAACGAGCCATTATCATCGGAGCTACTTCAGGTATCGGCCGCGAAGTGGCAAAACAACTTCTCTTACAAGGCTGGCGCCTCGGCATTGCAGGGCGTAGGCTTCCGGCACTTGAAGCACTGCAAAGCAGTGCTCCGGACCTTATAGAAATCGCAGTTCTGGATGTCACCCAACCGGATGCAACACCCAAACTCAATAACCTGATCAGACGGGTCGGAGGCATGGATCTGTTCCTTCTAAGCTCCGGCATCGGTTACCAGAACATGGAACTGAATCCGGACATCGAACTGGATACCGCCCGTACCAATGTAGAAGGATTCATGCGGATGGTAGATACCGCTTTCCACCACTTCCGTGAGCATGGCGGCGGTCAGTTGGCAGTCATCAGTTCCATTGCCGGGACAAAAGGATTGGGAGTAGCCCCTGCCTATTCTGCTACGAAACGGTTTCAGAACACCTACATCGATGCATTGGAACAGCTGGCCGGAATGCAAAAACTGAACATCCGCTTCACGGACATCCGCCCGGGATTCGTATCTACCGACTTACTGAACGACGGAAAACACTATCCGCTACTGATGCGGCCGGAAAAGGTAGCCAAACGGATTGTACGGGCACTGAACCACCGCCAACGGGTAGTGGTGATAGACTGGCGCTATGCCATTATCGTCTTTTTCTGGCGAATGATTCCGCGCCGGATATGGAAACAATTACCCATACGGACAGGGCAGAAACCGACAGAAAAAAATAGCAAGATCGGATAA